One Micromonospora sp. WMMD1120 genomic region harbors:
- a CDS encoding gamma-glutamyltransferase family protein has protein sequence MTFTTRPTLQGTFGMVSSTHWLASQAAMGVLERGGNAFDAAVTAGFVLHVVEPHLNGPGGEVPAIVATARDPRPRVLCGQGPAPAGATIAHFRSLGMDLIPGAGPLAAAVPGAVDAWLLLLREHGTRTLAEVLEPAIGYAAAGHPLVGRVGATVAAVRSLFEEHWPTSAALWLRGGRPPSAGEMVTNPAYADTLRRLVDAGQAAGADREAQIEAARRAWRTGFVAEAIDAFSRRPFQDSSGEPHAGLVTGDDLAAFSATWEEPATVDWRGYSVAKTGFWGQGPVLLQALSTLDALDDPGAYETGTAAGVHAQAEALKLAFADREAWYGDGVDVPGKALLSPRYARERAGLIGARASAELRPGCPDGARPRLPAHVLPGASRRADPADPTTGEPTVRSDGVTRGDTCHVDVVDRWGNMISATPSGGWLQSSPTIPELGFPLGSRLQMFWLEEGLASSLAPGRRPRTTLSPTMVHRDGVPVLACGTPGGDQQDQWQLPFLLRHLVGGQPLQEAIDAPAWHTLSLPGSFYPRDMEPGVLVVEERYDPGVLADLRAYGHEVRVGDGWSLGRLCAVTRDPATGVLAAGSNPRGMQGYACGR, from the coding sequence ATGACGTTCACCACCCGACCGACGTTGCAGGGCACCTTCGGCATGGTGTCCTCCACGCACTGGCTGGCCAGCCAGGCGGCGATGGGCGTCCTCGAACGCGGGGGCAACGCCTTCGACGCCGCGGTGACCGCCGGGTTCGTCCTGCACGTGGTCGAACCGCACCTGAACGGGCCGGGCGGCGAGGTGCCCGCGATCGTCGCCACCGCCCGGGACCCCCGGCCGAGGGTGCTGTGCGGGCAGGGTCCGGCGCCCGCCGGGGCGACCATCGCGCACTTCCGGTCCCTCGGGATGGACCTCATCCCGGGCGCCGGGCCGCTCGCGGCGGCCGTGCCCGGCGCGGTGGACGCCTGGCTCCTGCTGCTGCGCGAGCACGGCACGCGCACCCTCGCCGAGGTGCTGGAGCCGGCGATCGGCTACGCCGCCGCCGGCCACCCGCTGGTCGGCCGCGTCGGGGCCACCGTGGCGGCGGTGCGGTCGCTGTTCGAGGAGCACTGGCCCACCTCCGCCGCGCTCTGGCTGCGCGGCGGCCGGCCACCGTCCGCCGGGGAGATGGTCACCAATCCGGCGTACGCGGACACGCTGCGCCGGCTCGTCGACGCCGGGCAGGCGGCCGGCGCCGACCGGGAGGCGCAGATCGAGGCGGCCCGCCGGGCCTGGCGTACGGGTTTCGTCGCCGAGGCGATCGACGCGTTCAGCCGACGGCCGTTCCAGGACTCCAGCGGGGAACCGCACGCCGGGCTGGTCACCGGCGACGACCTGGCCGCGTTCTCGGCGACCTGGGAGGAGCCCGCCACAGTGGACTGGCGGGGCTACTCGGTGGCGAAGACCGGCTTCTGGGGCCAGGGGCCGGTGCTGTTGCAGGCGCTGTCCACACTGGACGCGCTGGACGACCCCGGCGCGTACGAGACGGGCACGGCGGCCGGTGTGCACGCCCAGGCCGAGGCGCTCAAGCTCGCCTTCGCCGACCGGGAAGCGTGGTACGGCGACGGCGTCGACGTACCCGGCAAGGCGCTGCTCTCCCCGCGCTACGCGCGGGAGCGGGCCGGCCTGATCGGTGCGCGCGCGTCGGCCGAGCTGCGACCGGGGTGTCCGGACGGGGCGCGGCCACGCCTGCCGGCGCACGTCCTGCCGGGGGCGTCGCGGCGGGCCGATCCGGCGGACCCGACCACCGGCGAGCCGACGGTGCGGTCGGACGGGGTGACCAGGGGCGACACCTGCCACGTGGACGTGGTCGACCGCTGGGGCAACATGATCTCCGCTACCCCCAGCGGCGGCTGGTTGCAGAGCTCGCCGACCATCCCCGAGTTGGGCTTCCCGCTGGGCAGCAGGTTGCAGATGTTCTGGCTGGAGGAGGGGCTCGCCTCGTCGCTGGCCCCGGGCCGTCGACCGCGCACCACGTTGAGCCCCACGATGGTGCACCGCGACGGTGTGCCGGTGCTGGCCTGCGGCACCCCGGGCGGCGACCAGCAGGACCAGTGGCAGCTGCCGTTCCTGCTGCGGCACCTCGTCGGCGGACAGCCGCTCCAGGAGGCCATCGACGCCCCCGCCTGGCACACGCTCAGCCTGCCGGGGTCGTTCTACCCGCGCGACATGGAGCCCGGCGTCCTGGTGGTGGAGGAGCGGTACGACCCGGGCGTGCTGGCGGACCTGCGGGCGTACGGGCACGAGGTGCGGGTCGGCGACGGGTGGAGCCTCGGTCGGCTCTGCGCGGTGACCCGCGACCCGGCGACGGGGGTGCTGGCCGCCGGCTCGAACCCCCGAGGGATGCAGGGCTACGCGTGCGGTCGTTAG
- a CDS encoding response regulator transcription factor — protein sequence MIRVLLVDDQHLIRAGLRMLCDAQPDIEVVGEADNGREAISLAARLLPDVVVMDLRMPGVDGITATSRILAERPATRVLVLTTFGDDDHLYPALTAGACGFLLKDAPPTELLDGIRRAAVGDSPFSPEVLRRLVQRAVHARPDTPPALSGLTARERDVLHLVAEGLSNSEIADRLHIGVTTVKTHITSLMTKTDSPNRVRLALCARGV from the coding sequence GTGATCCGGGTGCTGCTGGTCGACGACCAGCACCTCATCCGCGCCGGGCTGCGCATGCTCTGCGACGCGCAGCCCGACATCGAGGTCGTCGGAGAGGCCGACAACGGCCGCGAGGCGATCAGCCTCGCCGCGCGGCTGCTGCCGGACGTCGTCGTCATGGACCTGCGCATGCCCGGTGTCGACGGGATCACCGCGACCAGCCGGATCCTGGCCGAGCGTCCCGCCACCCGGGTCCTGGTGCTGACCACGTTCGGCGACGACGACCACCTCTATCCCGCGCTGACCGCCGGCGCCTGCGGGTTCCTGCTCAAGGACGCGCCGCCGACCGAGCTGCTGGACGGCATCCGCAGGGCGGCCGTCGGCGACAGCCCGTTCAGCCCGGAGGTGCTACGGCGTCTCGTGCAGCGCGCGGTGCACGCCCGACCGGACACCCCTCCGGCGCTGTCCGGGCTGACCGCCCGGGAACGGGACGTGCTGCACCTGGTCGCCGAGGGCCTGTCCAACAGTGAGATCGCCGACCGGCTCCACATCGGCGTCACCACCGTCAAGACCCACATCACCAGCCTGATGACAAAGACCGACAGCCCCAACCGGGTACGCCTGGCGCTGTGCGCCCGGGGCGTCTGA
- a CDS encoding GntR family transcriptional regulator, with amino-acid sequence MADDLRDTLGAQHLPLRDQVLAALRTAIIDGDYLPGERLTEDRLAEDFGVSRNPVREALRVAEAEGFVVILPRRGAVVASPSSGTIADMFAVRERLETLAARLAAERATPADVAVLRELLDQGRAATQRQDLARVAELNSMLHLRILQISGNPWLSSIAKSLYLHVQWVFRLGAAERAPHSWAEHIQLVDAIESGDGDRAERAALDHLDAASAAAHENAEGGYAIR; translated from the coding sequence GTGGCTGACGACCTGCGGGACACACTCGGCGCGCAACACCTGCCGCTACGCGACCAGGTCCTCGCCGCCCTGCGGACCGCCATCATCGACGGCGACTACCTGCCCGGCGAACGCCTCACCGAGGACCGCCTGGCCGAGGACTTCGGTGTCTCGCGCAACCCCGTGCGGGAGGCGTTGCGGGTCGCCGAGGCGGAGGGTTTCGTGGTGATCCTTCCCCGCCGGGGCGCTGTCGTCGCGTCGCCGAGCAGCGGCACCATCGCCGACATGTTCGCCGTCCGCGAGCGCCTGGAGACGCTGGCCGCCCGCCTGGCCGCCGAACGGGCAACGCCGGCGGACGTGGCGGTCCTGCGCGAGCTGCTCGACCAGGGCCGGGCGGCGACCCAACGGCAGGACCTGGCCCGGGTGGCCGAACTGAACAGCATGCTGCACCTGCGCATACTCCAGATCAGCGGCAACCCGTGGCTGTCGTCGATAGCCAAGTCGCTCTACCTCCACGTCCAGTGGGTCTTCCGGCTCGGGGCAGCCGAACGCGCGCCGCACTCGTGGGCCGAGCACATCCAACTCGTCGACGCCATCGAGTCAGGCGACGGTGACCGCGCCGAGCGGGCCGCGCTGGACCATCTCGACGCCGCCTCCGCCGCCGCCCACGAGAACGCCGAGGGTGGCTACGCCATCCGCTAA